Part of the Antedon mediterranea chromosome 6, ecAntMedi1.1, whole genome shotgun sequence genome, agCGACTAACTAGtgaataaagtttgatagtataatGAACGTCTGCTATTGGCTGATAATATTGTCTGTCTTGAGAGTTTCAGCCAATCGGCTCGGGCGCAACAACGTCACATAATTCGTTCTCTCTCATATCCAATCACATCGAAGAAAATTACTCTACAGCAAGAACTGACTCTTTAATGGCATTGTATCACGTTTTGACATTAAAGATACATTTGTGATACTCGCTATTACAAACATTATAATAAGTATCGTAATAATAGCCTACTATCATTAACTGTCGTTCAAGCAATTGTATTCTGTTTACATTTTTACtgacattttataaaatagCGTATGTTTCAATGTACTTctctatttatattttgtttataattattgttcTGTTTGTATCGTCAGGGGCTTGTTGTTGCATCACAAGATGACAGTTTTATTACTTTTGATTTTCATCTACACCCCTGTTACACCATATTTGTTACgtaaaaagatttaaaataaataaatatcattagTTCTATTATATGGAATGGTTAGGCATAATAATACCAATCTGAGGTATAGCGTCTAATAGCACACGATCGACGTACGCGTTCAAATGAAATGGTTAGGCATAATAATACCAATCTGAGGTGATAGCGTCTAATAGCACACGATCGACGTACGCGTTCAAATGAAATGGTCAGGCTTTTGATATTTGTAATAAAGTacaacattttgttgtcatCCCATCATTAATTTATCAATACCATCCTCTAAAGCCCCATGTATACTTTTGCACGATAACGAacgataaatgaataaatatacttttttttcagaagaataaaaaataaatgataaacgTTTTCATTCTAACCTATAGAATAATCATTCTTAAACTCGGTCTttactatcaaacttcatgtgataaaaaacgtgatatgcctatatatggacatgatgatgtcatatcactaccatttttggcacatcacactagtttgataatgtagacagagctctacAGGtgaaaatttcatttaaaaattttgtttattgctaatcaaactgattttttagtcgagaaacatagttttgtattgtattttttgctacacaaatttaaaaatctgtagcaaaaaggttgttttatatagctttttgctatgctacactggcgaaattattccctgctcTACTGTGTTCgatgaaaatattttaaaaaatccaatcaaatgacgtcatcaCTCATCTCAGTTGGTTATAACTCCCATCATGAATAATAAATGACATGTTGTCATTCACATGACATGTTGTCATTCATCACATGACTTGTTGTCATCACATGACATGTTGTCACTCATCACAATCTGTTGTGATTTATGTCTTTTTATATCCATACACacattattatcaaattattctTACCTACACAATTCTGTATTTagcaaattttatttttatgtatataaatattattaaaataggaTGGTGGTCATCAGAACTTTTACACAATCAAACTAATGATTCAAATCGTTTAATGTGCAACAAGCGGAAATTATGTCTATGTTATATTTACAAATGTCAGCTTAATAAATAAGTTCTTGCAAAATGACTCTTGTCATTATCGATAATCTTATGACGAAGATGAATTTTACTAAAATGCTTTAAGGACCGCATCACTTGCTTCACGGCATAGTTCATCTAGTTCCCCGTCTCCACCTTTAAGAACAAGACATTCATTATTAACCAATAGTATCTTCAACTTAAAATCTCAGAATTCATAACAATAATTattcttaaataaaaatattccaacactttttatgtacagtattcatcagatataaaatataatgtttgaCATATCAGTGATCCTTTCTTACAATAGATCAACATATGACATGGtaagtaaataataattgtaaaaagtTTCTTTTCATGAAAAGTAACCATTATTATTAGGGCATGATGTTGCAAATACAGTGTGTATTTAAtgaaatactaggcctagtataagtAAACACTGTAAAAACCACAAAATGAAATTGAACACATTTGACAGGTTTAATTATTGATATCATGAAGAAAATAAGtagggggcctaggcctactgccTACCATAATCCAGGTTGTTTATGTCACATTTGTAGACTAGTTGGCCGTTCACCATCAATTCAACTGTATTCCAGTCTTCACATTTTGTCAACTCTACAGTGTGCCCATGTTTATTAAGAAAagctttaaaacaaaatttcatttttaataataatactttataaaaatagtatGCTGGGCCTACCAGATGCATGTAAAAGctgaggcctagcctagtgtagattctaggcctagctaggctaggcctagttgtagtatataattatatataatacaacttactaagcctaggctagtagtagccTACTATACCTGGTGGTTGGCCTACAGTAGTAGGTTCATTCAAGTTATCttggctagctaggcctagctagtatagTAAGTCAACACTATCACCGGAATACACCCACTCACACGCCcggttaggcctagcctaggcctagctagggctaggcctactagcctataGGCTAGTAGGTAGtaggactagcctaggcctaggcctaggccctagtaagATAAAAGATAGAGAAGAAGTGGTGACTTTTTTGGCCTGACGCAACTTCTCACCTTGAAGTCCTTCTAATCTAGAAGTCCTGTAATCAACTACTCCGCATGCTCGATACGGCCCATATCTTACGACAACTTTAGCGTTTTCTggcattaaaatttaaaataaagaaataaacaaagtaaattTGGTTTGGGAAATTGTAAAGCGTTATGTTGTCAAGGAGTTGTTTCGTCAATAGCCCCCTCAACGTTAACAAAACATGTGATTGTTGTGTTTTTAACTTTTCGAGAAATAAAATCGTCGTCGTCTCGTCGTCGATATACATAAAAAAGTATCGTTTTTTCCCAATTTAAACAAGATGGCAGGGATTGGAGGACGAACAGTGTTTCGTAATTATGGAGTTTTAGGATGCTTGCCTAAACTAAGTTCACGGTGTGTCAATTTGTACTGAATTTATAAaaagtagctaggcctaggccatgcACCATCTTACATCATCTTACATTGAAATACCAAGTGAATGAGTGAGTTACACGCGCCGACTGAGTATGATCTGATCGTGTGTGTAAAACGACACCAGGCCTAGCCCGGAAAAAAGTCTGAACTAA contains:
- the LOC140052008 gene encoding UPF0728 protein-like, with protein sequence MPENAKVVVRYGPYRACGVVDYRTSRLEGLQAFLNKHGHTVELTKCEDWNTVELMVNGQLVYKCDINNLDYGGDGELDELCREASDAVLKAF